One cyanobiont of Ornithocercus magnificus DNA segment encodes these proteins:
- a CDS encoding RIP metalloprotease RseP: MNVLAALVTLALLIVVHEAGHFLAARMQGIHVSGFSVGFGPAILSTQRQGVTYALRLLPLGGFVSFPDDDETSDIPFNDPDLLRNRPVPQRIFVIVAGVLANLLLAWLVILGQAVLAGLPTNPDPGVLVVAVQPGSAADKAGLRTGDQLLSINGQLLGSGQEAVRTMVERIRTAPGVSLNLETQRNGERSTLYAQPSEQQGQGWIGAQLQANISVRTRPVHNPLEAISYTNGQIGVLLQRTLNGYLGLITNFRNTVGQVGGPVKIVEMGAQLSQQGPSGLILFTALISVNLAVLNAMPLPLLDGGQLLLLLIESLRGKPIPEKLQLAFLQSGFLLIVGLSVILIVRDTSQLRAVQQLIER; encoded by the coding sequence ATGAATGTCTTAGCGGCATTAGTGACTCTGGCGCTGCTGATTGTAGTTCATGAAGCAGGCCACTTTCTAGCAGCACGTATGCAAGGGATCCATGTCAGTGGCTTCTCAGTTGGGTTTGGGCCAGCCATACTCAGCACCCAACGGCAAGGTGTGACCTATGCTCTAAGGCTACTGCCACTTGGTGGTTTTGTCTCTTTCCCAGATGATGATGAAACTAGTGATATTCCCTTTAATGATCCTGATCTATTACGTAATAGACCAGTCCCACAACGGATTTTTGTGATCGTTGCAGGCGTGCTGGCAAATCTTCTACTTGCCTGGTTAGTGATTCTAGGTCAAGCTGTACTTGCCGGATTGCCAACCAACCCTGATCCTGGTGTATTAGTAGTAGCGGTACAGCCTGGCTCTGCTGCAGACAAAGCAGGTCTTCGTACTGGCGACCAATTACTATCTATCAATGGACAACTACTAGGAAGTGGACAAGAAGCAGTTCGAACTATGGTTGAACGCATCAGAACTGCGCCGGGAGTCAGCCTCAACCTTGAGACACAACGGAATGGAGAGCGGAGTACATTATATGCGCAGCCTAGTGAGCAGCAAGGACAAGGATGGATCGGAGCTCAGCTTCAAGCAAACATTAGTGTTAGAACCAGACCAGTTCACAACCCGCTTGAAGCAATCAGCTACACTAATGGTCAAATTGGCGTATTGCTGCAGCGTACCTTGAATGGCTATCTGGGCCTGATAACTAATTTTCGCAATACTGTTGGTCAGGTAGGTGGTCCAGTTAAGATTGTTGAAATGGGAGCTCAACTGAGCCAGCAAGGACCCTCTGGATTGATTTTATTTACAGCTCTGATATCTGTAAACTTAGCAGTTCTCAATGCAATGCCCTTACCTCTGCTTGATGGTGGACAGCTGCTGCTGCTGCTGATTGAGTCTTTGCGAGGTAAACCTATTCCTGAAAAACTGCAACTAGCTTTTCTGCAGTCTGGCTTCTTACTAATTGTTGGGTTAAGTGTAATCCTGATAGTCCGTGATACCAGTCAACTGAGGGCAGTTCAGCAACTCATTGAACGCTAA
- a CDS encoding 30S ribosomal protein S14 → MIARDTKRKKLVQRFAAKRAALKAAFKAASNPMERLGIHRKIQALPRNSSSIRIRNRCWATGKPRGVYRDFGLCRNQLRERAHKGELPGVVKSSW, encoded by the coding sequence ATGATTGCTCGCGATACAAAGCGGAAGAAGTTAGTTCAGCGTTTCGCGGCTAAACGGGCAGCACTAAAGGCAGCTTTCAAAGCAGCAAGCAACCCAATGGAGCGCCTCGGGATTCATCGCAAGATCCAGGCTCTACCGCGTAACAGCTCCTCTATCCGTATACGAAATCGTTGTTGGGCTACAGGCAAACCCCGTGGTGTGTACCGAGACTTCGGGCTTTGCCGCAACCAATTGCGGGAGCGTGCCCATAAAGGCGAGCTACCTGGTGTGGTGAAGTCGAGCTGGTAA
- a CDS encoding polyribonucleotide nucleotidyltransferase, translating into MVECGDTAVLVTATRSSSREGIDFLPLTCDYEERLYAAGRIPGSFTRREGRPPERAVLISRLIDRPMRPLFPSWLRDDLQIVSTCLSLDERVPADVLAVTGASLATLLARIPFYGPMAAVRVGLLGDDFVLNPSFREIERGDLDLVVAGTPHGIVMVEAGANQLPEQDMIEAIDFGYEAICELIRNQESLLADLGIDQVRPEAPEEDVTIPEYLYKTCSKAINDVLRQFDLTKADRESQLDTIRNEVAEAIQGLQEEDPVRHLISANPKLLANGFKALTKSMMREQIIKENKRVDGRALNEVRPVSAAAGILPRRVHGSGLFRRGLTQVLSTVTLGTPSDAQELDDLNPNTEKTYLHHYNFPPYSVGETRPMRSPGRREIGHGALAERAILPVLPAKDTFPYVIRVVSEVLSSNGSTSMGSVCGSTLALMDAGVPLQAPVSGTAMGLIREQEEVRILTDIQGIEDFLGDMDFKVAGTEKGITALQMDMKITGLPISIVSDAINQARPAQLHILSKMLEVIDKPRDILSPHAPRLLSFRIDPELIGTVIGPGGRTIKGITERTNTKIDIEDSGIVTVASHEGAAADEAQKIIEGLTRKVNEGEVFTGSVTRIIPIGAFVEILPGKEGMIHISQLSEARVEKVEDVVKVGDEVTVRVREIDNRGRINLTLRSVPQSGDIAESEPVPTPVAPLPN; encoded by the coding sequence ATGGTTGAGTGCGGTGACACTGCCGTCCTTGTCACTGCAACCCGATCCAGTAGCCGAGAAGGCATTGACTTTCTTCCTCTGACATGTGACTATGAAGAGCGTCTTTATGCTGCAGGCCGCATACCTGGCAGCTTTACGCGACGCGAAGGACGCCCTCCAGAAAGAGCAGTACTAATCTCTCGCTTAATTGACCGGCCAATGCGTCCGCTCTTCCCTAGCTGGTTGCGGGATGATCTTCAGATTGTTTCTACTTGTTTATCTCTTGATGAGCGGGTTCCTGCTGACGTATTAGCTGTCACCGGTGCATCTTTAGCAACCTTGCTAGCCCGTATTCCTTTTTATGGTCCGATGGCTGCTGTGCGGGTCGGCTTGCTTGGCGATGACTTTGTCTTAAACCCTAGTTTTAGGGAGATTGAGCGTGGCGATCTCGACCTCGTCGTAGCTGGTACACCCCATGGGATAGTGATGGTTGAGGCTGGTGCCAATCAGTTACCTGAACAGGATATGATTGAGGCCATTGACTTTGGCTATGAAGCAATCTGTGAACTGATTAGGAACCAGGAATCGCTCTTGGCAGATCTAGGCATTGATCAAGTCCGACCTGAAGCACCAGAAGAAGATGTTACGATTCCTGAATATCTATACAAAACTTGCAGCAAGGCCATCAACGATGTATTGAGGCAGTTTGACCTCACAAAAGCAGATCGTGAGAGTCAGCTTGATACCATCCGCAACGAAGTGGCTGAAGCCATTCAAGGATTACAAGAAGAAGACCCTGTCCGCCACCTAATTAGTGCCAACCCGAAGCTACTTGCCAATGGATTTAAAGCCTTGACCAAAAGCATGATGCGAGAGCAGATAATTAAGGAAAATAAACGGGTTGATGGGCGCGCTCTCAATGAAGTCCGTCCAGTTAGTGCAGCAGCTGGGATTCTCCCCCGTAGAGTTCATGGCTCTGGCCTTTTCCGACGGGGTCTTACTCAAGTTCTGTCGACAGTGACACTAGGGACTCCCAGCGATGCCCAGGAGCTTGATGACCTTAACCCTAATACTGAGAAGACCTATTTGCACCATTACAACTTCCCGCCGTACTCTGTTGGTGAAACAAGGCCAATGCGTTCTCCAGGGCGCCGAGAGATTGGGCACGGTGCTCTAGCTGAGCGTGCCATCTTACCGGTCTTGCCAGCCAAGGACACTTTCCCCTATGTAATTCGTGTCGTCAGTGAGGTATTAAGCTCTAATGGCTCCACATCGATGGGATCCGTCTGTGGCAGTACCCTGGCGCTAATGGACGCTGGTGTGCCGCTGCAGGCTCCGGTCAGTGGCACAGCCATGGGTCTAATAAGAGAACAAGAAGAAGTCAGGATCCTCACAGATATTCAGGGTATAGAAGACTTCCTTGGTGATATGGACTTCAAAGTTGCTGGCACCGAGAAGGGTATTACTGCATTACAAATGGACATGAAGATTACTGGTTTACCGATCAGTATTGTGTCTGATGCAATTAATCAGGCACGACCGGCGCAGCTACATATCCTTAGCAAGATGCTTGAGGTTATCGACAAACCTAGAGATATTCTATCTCCACATGCTCCACGACTGCTTAGCTTTCGCATCGATCCTGAGCTAATCGGCACAGTGATTGGCCCAGGGGGACGAACAATTAAGGGCATTACTGAACGTACTAATACCAAAATTGATATTGAAGATAGTGGCATTGTTACCGTTGCATCTCATGAAGGGGCAGCTGCCGATGAAGCACAAAAGATTATTGAAGGACTAACTCGCAAAGTTAATGAAGGTGAGGTTTTCACAGGATCTGTTACCCGGATTATCCCAATTGGTGCCTTCGTGGAAATCTTGCCTGGCAAAGAAGGCATGATCCACATCTCTCAGCTGTCTGAAGCGCGCGTTGAAAAAGTGGAGGATGTTGTTAAGGTTGGTGACGAAGTTACGGTACGTGTCCGGGAGATCGATAATCGTGGACGCATTAACCTGACCTTGCGTAGTGTTCCCCAGAGTGGTGATATTGCTGAATCAGAGCCAGTTCCAACACCGGTTGCACCTTTACCAAATTAG
- a CDS encoding 3'(2'),5'-bisphosphate nucleotidase CysQ, with product MGMSSTSHSLPAGIELKLLLAALRPLCWGAADILRAYARGEQPPYDYPRFLDVQSSSEGPVSTADQAVNQWLLNGLQADFPYADWALLSEETAKNSVVTSQPLAAGWLWIIDPLDGTRDFLQGTGEYAVHLALVHEQRPVLGVVLLPEANELWLGVVGKGVWCEDREGQHRPASFSSRCGISELSLVVSRSHRDERLGKLIAALQPSCTSFAGSVGYKIAAILRGDADFYISLSGQSAPKDWDIAAPEAILLAAGGCFTHADGSQIRYNRINSKSEQTGCLIASHGISHVALLEAATRAMLLIDPSFQL from the coding sequence ATGGGGATGTCATCTACTTCTCACTCCTTGCCCGCCGGTATAGAGCTAAAGCTACTGTTAGCAGCACTACGACCTCTCTGTTGGGGTGCTGCTGATATTCTCCGGGCTTATGCTCGTGGTGAACAGCCGCCTTATGATTATCCACGGTTTCTTGATGTCCAAAGCAGTAGTGAGGGACCTGTCTCAACTGCAGATCAGGCAGTCAACCAGTGGCTGCTCAATGGCCTCCAGGCAGATTTCCCTTATGCAGACTGGGCTTTGCTGAGTGAAGAGACAGCAAAAAATTCAGTCGTGACTAGTCAGCCGCTAGCAGCAGGGTGGCTGTGGATCATTGACCCGTTGGATGGAACTCGCGATTTCTTGCAAGGCACGGGTGAGTACGCTGTACATCTAGCTCTGGTACATGAGCAGCGCCCTGTACTTGGCGTAGTACTACTCCCAGAAGCTAACGAACTATGGCTAGGTGTAGTAGGAAAAGGTGTTTGGTGTGAAGATCGAGAAGGGCAACATAGACCCGCTAGTTTTAGCTCGCGATGTGGTATATCAGAGCTGAGCTTGGTAGTAAGCCGTAGTCACCGTGATGAGAGACTGGGAAAGCTGATTGCAGCCCTGCAACCAAGTTGTACGAGTTTTGCTGGCAGTGTCGGCTACAAAATTGCGGCGATTCTGCGTGGGGATGCTGATTTCTATATTTCTCTATCTGGTCAAAGTGCACCTAAGGACTGGGACATAGCAGCTCCGGAAGCCATACTGCTTGCTGCGGGTGGCTGTTTCACACATGCCGATGGCAGTCAGATCCGTTACAACAGAATTAATAGCAAGTCAGAACAGACAGGCTGCTTGATCGCTAGCCATGGCATAAGCCACGTTGCACTTCTCGAAGCAGCTACCCGTGCAATGCTACTAATTGACCCTAGTTTTCAGCTTTGA
- a CDS encoding DNA-binding protein, whose product MLHVTMAASRLDNSQKLELLELYRLGETTSVLAARFGCSPNTVTRTVRSLLLPEEYAALKSQRGRTVIAPKLEQVQVLYDQEEQSLDHTELALDDADDFSNGDEDEGSDPESNETVNPDEDEEASYKFVPLPLDSTDTEQDVVVAQPYRGDLLPVSVYLLVDRSVELDPRILNTLPGLGLLSDSELERQALVLYSNPRAAKRQCSRNQRVIKVPDSSVFQRTIPFLLARGITRLVLEGGALLALDNISQEPT is encoded by the coding sequence ATGCTGCATGTAACAATGGCGGCCTCAAGGCTGGATAATTCTCAAAAGCTCGAGCTCCTAGAGCTCTACCGCTTAGGAGAGACAACTTCTGTGCTTGCAGCCCGGTTTGGCTGTAGCCCCAATACAGTAACACGAACAGTCAGATCCTTGCTATTACCAGAGGAGTACGCTGCTCTAAAGTCACAGCGTGGGCGTACAGTGATTGCTCCTAAACTAGAGCAAGTGCAAGTTCTGTATGATCAAGAGGAGCAATCCCTTGATCATACAGAACTTGCATTAGATGATGCCGATGACTTCTCGAATGGAGACGAGGATGAAGGTAGTGACCCGGAAAGCAACGAGACAGTTAATCCTGATGAGGATGAGGAAGCTTCGTATAAGTTTGTACCACTTCCTTTAGATAGTACTGACACAGAACAAGATGTTGTCGTGGCGCAGCCATATCGTGGTGATCTATTGCCTGTCAGCGTATATCTACTAGTCGACAGATCCGTCGAGCTTGATCCTAGAATTTTAAATACACTACCAGGACTTGGACTACTTAGTGATAGTGAACTAGAACGACAGGCACTTGTCCTCTATAGCAACCCCCGTGCTGCAAAGCGTCAGTGCAGCAGGAACCAACGAGTCATTAAGGTACCTGATAGCTCTGTATTCCAGAGGACTATTCCCTTTCTTCTAGCTCGCGGCATTACGAGATTAGTTCTTGAGGGTGGTGCTTTGCTCGCACTTGATAATATATCCCAAGAACCTACATGA
- a CDS encoding Sua5/YciO/YrdC/YwlC family protein, translating to MAKILARQAMSSALLAGGAAIVPTDTLPALAALPQHAAQLWKLKRRPKDKPLILMAATVEELLQYVQPQVRNEIEALAWSHWPGALTLVLPAQGVEVELLHPGAEARNLGLRVPACSVLQRLLRCVGPLATTSANLAGHAPSLDDQQASSCFPDLPLLAPLPWPPLSGSASTVLAWSSPGCWSLLRRGTVIPRLPSMY from the coding sequence ATGGCTAAGATTCTTGCTCGACAAGCTATGTCTAGCGCATTGCTTGCTGGCGGAGCCGCAATTGTACCGACCGATACTCTACCTGCTCTAGCAGCACTACCACAACATGCTGCACAACTCTGGAAGCTAAAGCGTCGGCCAAAAGACAAGCCATTGATCTTAATGGCAGCAACAGTAGAAGAATTACTTCAGTACGTGCAGCCTCAAGTTCGTAATGAAATAGAGGCATTGGCATGGTCACATTGGCCAGGTGCACTCACCCTCGTTCTACCTGCTCAAGGGGTAGAGGTGGAGTTGCTACATCCGGGAGCTGAAGCTAGAAATTTAGGTTTGCGTGTACCCGCTTGTAGTGTCCTACAGCGACTTTTAAGATGTGTCGGTCCTCTAGCAACCACCAGTGCTAATTTAGCAGGACATGCACCATCCCTCGATGATCAGCAAGCTTCAAGTTGCTTCCCTGATCTTCCTTTATTAGCTCCATTGCCATGGCCTCCCTTGTCGGGTTCTGCCAGTACAGTTCTTGCCTGGTCGTCACCTGGTTGCTGGAGCCTACTGCGCCGGGGCACTGTAATACCAAGACTACCCAGTATGTATTAG
- a CDS encoding peptide chain release factor N(5)-glutamine methyltransferase — protein MTDYLPQNCLALELLAWRQRQLLGGGCAANFDWLLDLAGGVSWQLLQECRLYPDQNIHLQLEPTKLQHLWQQHLAEQVPLQYLVGICPWRDFLLEVNSDVLIPRQETELLIDLALGCIEEHSNTSGRWADLGTGSGALAVALAQALSVWSGHATDCSLLALRTAALNLKRLVPNRCWSLHLGNWWDAVQPWWGQFDLVVCNPPYIPETLIAGLDPIIKDYEPRFALSGGPDGLQSIRILVKQAILALAPRGWLLLEHHHDQSKEVSELMHASGLVEVQTATDLQGIQRFAIGRRPLSTLNRKKVESHG, from the coding sequence GTGACTGACTATCTACCCCAAAACTGCCTAGCATTGGAGCTGCTGGCTTGGCGGCAGCGGCAGTTGCTTGGAGGTGGTTGTGCTGCTAACTTTGACTGGTTGCTTGATCTTGCTGGTGGTGTATCATGGCAGCTATTACAAGAATGTCGGCTGTACCCTGACCAAAACATTCACTTGCAGCTTGAACCTACAAAGCTGCAACATCTCTGGCAACAGCATCTTGCTGAGCAAGTGCCGCTACAGTACTTAGTTGGGATTTGTCCCTGGCGCGACTTCTTGCTTGAGGTTAACTCTGATGTATTAATCCCGCGACAAGAAACAGAATTACTAATAGACCTTGCGCTTGGATGTATTGAAGAACACAGCAATACTTCAGGACGATGGGCCGATCTTGGAACGGGTTCTGGCGCTCTTGCTGTAGCTCTCGCCCAAGCTCTATCTGTTTGGTCAGGACATGCTACCGATTGTAGTTTGTTAGCGCTTCGCACAGCGGCACTTAATCTCAAGCGACTAGTACCTAATAGATGTTGGTCTCTACATTTAGGTAACTGGTGGGATGCAGTCCAGCCTTGGTGGGGCCAGTTTGATTTGGTGGTCTGTAACCCCCCTTATATACCTGAAACTCTCATTGCGGGTCTCGACCCAATCATTAAGGACTACGAACCTAGGTTTGCCCTTTCTGGTGGTCCAGATGGTCTTCAATCCATCCGAATATTGGTGAAGCAAGCCATTTTGGCGCTTGCCCCAAGAGGCTGGTTGTTACTTGAGCATCATCACGACCAGAGCAAAGAAGTTTCTGAACTAATGCATGCTAGTGGACTAGTCGAGGTCCAAACTGCTACTGATCTGCAGGGCATTCAACGCTTCGCAATTGGTAGACGACCTCTGAGCACTCTAAATAGAAAGAAGGTTGAAAGCCATGGCTAA
- a CDS encoding acyl-CoA thioesterase, which yields MNEASAESVTSSAATWTLRKRVLPQDTDYSGIMWHGAYVGWLEEARVETLSAVGIDYDKLSEEGISIPVVCLKLDYHQALRHGDVVTLKSRLLPAVGVRLPWSCRIVDDENRCLAEAQVDMVVVRRSGCQMQVLRRPPEPLASCIARVRCGPAEG from the coding sequence ATGAATGAGGCGAGTGCCGAGAGCGTTACGAGCAGCGCCGCGACTTGGACGCTGCGCAAGCGTGTATTACCGCAAGACACTGATTACAGTGGCATAATGTGGCATGGTGCGTATGTGGGCTGGCTTGAAGAGGCTCGCGTCGAAACTCTTTCTGCCGTTGGTATCGACTACGACAAGCTATCAGAAGAGGGGATCAGTATCCCAGTAGTTTGCCTTAAACTGGATTACCACCAAGCGCTGCGTCATGGCGACGTTGTGACACTGAAGAGCCGCTTACTACCTGCTGTTGGAGTTCGTCTACCTTGGAGTTGCCGGATTGTGGATGATGAGAATCGGTGTTTGGCAGAAGCGCAAGTAGATATGGTGGTAGTACGTCGTTCTGGATGTCAAATGCAGGTGCTGCGAAGGCCACCAGAGCCTCTTGCTTCTTGTATTGCTCGTGTACGCTGTGGACCAGCTGAGGGATAA
- a CDS encoding universal stress protein: MFRNVLIADSGKGHVEDMVQMLQNLPAFQKAKLNLLHVVDEQTSGDVSAHRDQADLLLTSAMDKIGLKPEDVNKIIRQGDPKQTVLAVADELNADLIIMGSRGLGRLQSILANSTSQYVFQLSTRPMLLVRDDIYIRHINRVLVAVDGTGVGNDAIKIACELTSQIPGGQLTGIHLSRQDLVATRGGQTKADEVLRTAVARARSFGVAMAPLHRTGVDIGKGVCAAAEEIRADLVVIASQDRRPLIARQLVDLDKLLGSSASDYIRVHAQAPVLLVREPEQRVSSVG; the protein is encoded by the coding sequence ATGTTCCGAAATGTGTTGATTGCCGATTCCGGCAAGGGACATGTGGAGGATATGGTGCAGATGCTGCAGAATCTCCCAGCTTTCCAGAAGGCGAAGCTCAACCTTTTACATGTTGTTGATGAACAGACTTCTGGTGATGTATCGGCTCACCGAGATCAGGCAGATTTGCTACTAACTTCTGCAATGGACAAAATTGGACTGAAGCCAGAAGATGTGAATAAAATTATTCGCCAAGGAGACCCAAAGCAGACCGTACTTGCAGTCGCTGATGAGTTAAATGCTGACTTAATCATCATGGGATCCCGTGGTCTTGGGCGCCTGCAATCAATTTTAGCAAACAGTACTAGTCAGTACGTGTTTCAGTTATCGACCCGCCCAATGCTGCTGGTTCGTGATGACATTTACATCCGCCACATCAACAGAGTACTTGTTGCCGTGGACGGTACTGGGGTCGGCAATGATGCTATTAAGATTGCCTGCGAGCTGACTAGCCAGATTCCTGGCGGCCAACTAACTGGCATACATTTAAGCCGTCAAGACTTAGTGGCAACACGTGGAGGGCAAACCAAAGCTGATGAGGTACTCAGGACAGCTGTAGCAAGGGCTAGGTCTTTTGGGGTTGCTATGGCTCCTCTGCATAGAACTGGAGTAGATATTGGCAAGGGAGTTTGTGCTGCTGCAGAAGAAATTAGAGCTGATTTGGTGGTAATCGCCTCTCAAGATCGACGTCCTCTCATAGCTCGTCAGCTTGTCGATCTAGACAAGCTGCTAGGGAGCTCGGCCAGTGACTACATACGCGTGCACGCTCAGGCACCAGTCTTGCTAGTGCGTGAACCGGAACAGCGGGTTAGCAGTGTTGGCTAG
- a CDS encoding photosystem II reaction center protein M, producing METNDLGFVASLLFVLVPAIFLIILYIQTSSREG from the coding sequence ATGGAAACCAACGACCTTGGTTTTGTTGCTAGCTTGTTGTTTGTGCTAGTGCCTGCAATCTTCCTGATCATCCTTTACATCCAGACCAGTAGCCGCGAGGGCTAG
- a CDS encoding ferredoxin — protein MPIVRFVREGRDVECLPGENLREIAIREGIALYGLKGQLGNCGGCGQCITCFVSIEGGLGSQPLSPRTPVEDSRLRRRPDHWRLACQTLVERSVIVTTRPQSGQKQLEKQLKEAQTATLPPGPQYEPRADEEDKA, from the coding sequence ATGCCAATTGTTCGATTTGTTCGCGAAGGTCGTGACGTTGAATGCCTGCCCGGCGAAAACTTGCGTGAGATTGCTATCCGCGAGGGCATTGCGCTTTATGGATTGAAGGGGCAGCTTGGCAATTGTGGTGGCTGTGGACAGTGCATCACCTGCTTTGTGAGCATCGAGGGTGGTCTTGGTAGCCAACCCCTATCACCGCGAACACCTGTAGAAGATTCTCGGCTACGGCGTCGGCCAGATCACTGGCGCCTAGCTTGCCAGACATTGGTGGAGAGATCTGTAATTGTCACGACGCGTCCGCAATCTGGTCAAAAGCAGCTGGAGAAGCAGTTGAAAGAGGCCCAGACAGCAACTTTGCCGCCTGGACCCCAATACGAACCAAGAGCTGATGAAGAGGACAAGGCCTGA
- a CDS encoding photosystem II chlorophyll-binding protein CP47, whose product MGLPWYRVHTVVINDPGRLLAVHLMHTALVAGWAGSMALYELAIFDPSDPILNPMWRQGMFVMPFMARLGVTGSWGGWSVTGETGVDPGFWSFEGVAAAHIVFSGLLFLAAIWHWTYWDLEIWQDPRTGEPALDLPKIFGIHLLLAGLGCFGFGAFHLTGVFGPGMWVSDSYGLTGHLESVQPAWGPEGFNPFNPGGIVAHHIAAGIVGIIAGIFHITTRPPERLYKALRMGNIETVLASAIAAVFFAAFIVAGTMWYGSAATPIELFGPTRYQWDQGYFKNEINRRAQTAIEEGTSINEAYSKIPEKLAFYDYVGNSPAKGGLFRVGPMVNGDGLPTGWLGHISFSDSEGRNLQVRRLPNFFENFPVILEDSEGIVRADIPFRRAEAKYSFEQRGIVATVSGGELDGQTFTDPAQVKRLARKAQLGEAFEFDRETYSSDGVFRSSPRGWFTFGHATFALLFFFGHIWHGARTLYRDVFAGIDPDLGEQIEFGLFQKLGDKSSRRLPEGYAPPAAAGSTRIS is encoded by the coding sequence ATGGGATTACCCTGGTATCGGGTGCATACAGTCGTTATTAACGACCCAGGCCGACTCTTGGCCGTGCACCTCATGCACACCGCCCTAGTCGCCGGCTGGGCTGGCTCTATGGCTCTGTACGAGCTCGCTATATTCGATCCCTCCGATCCGATCCTGAACCCAATGTGGCGTCAGGGCATGTTCGTTATGCCCTTTATGGCCAGGCTAGGTGTTACCGGTAGCTGGGGAGGCTGGAGTGTTACTGGAGAGACAGGAGTTGATCCAGGTTTCTGGAGCTTCGAGGGAGTTGCTGCAGCCCACATTGTGTTTAGTGGGCTTCTGTTTCTTGCTGCTATCTGGCACTGGACTTACTGGGACCTTGAGATCTGGCAAGACCCACGAACTGGCGAGCCTGCCCTTGACCTGCCAAAAATCTTTGGTATTCACCTGCTTCTTGCTGGCCTTGGCTGCTTCGGTTTTGGAGCGTTTCACCTCACTGGTGTCTTTGGACCCGGGATGTGGGTATCTGATTCATATGGGCTCACAGGTCATTTAGAGTCAGTCCAGCCTGCTTGGGGACCAGAAGGCTTCAACCCATTTAACCCAGGCGGCATTGTGGCTCACCACATTGCCGCAGGGATCGTTGGAATCATCGCTGGAATTTTCCACATCACTACCCGACCTCCTGAGCGCTTGTATAAAGCTTTAAGGATGGGTAACATCGAAACTGTGCTTGCTAGCGCAATTGCAGCAGTCTTTTTTGCAGCCTTTATAGTGGCTGGCACTATGTGGTACGGCTCTGCAGCAACGCCAATTGAGCTCTTTGGACCTACTCGTTACCAGTGGGATCAGGGTTACTTCAAGAATGAAATTAATCGTCGAGCACAGACCGCTATTGAGGAAGGCACCAGCATAAATGAGGCATATAGTAAGATTCCTGAAAAGCTTGCTTTCTATGACTATGTTGGCAATAGTCCTGCTAAAGGTGGACTATTCCGTGTCGGACCCATGGTCAACGGAGACGGCTTGCCAACAGGTTGGCTAGGCCACATAAGCTTTTCTGACAGTGAAGGCCGCAACTTACAAGTACGTCGCCTACCTAATTTCTTTGAGAATTTCCCAGTGATCCTGGAAGACTCTGAAGGTATCGTTCGTGCTGATATTCCTTTCCGGCGAGCTGAAGCCAAATATTCATTCGAGCAGCGTGGCATAGTTGCAACTGTCTCAGGTGGTGAACTTGACGGTCAAACCTTCACTGATCCAGCACAAGTCAAACGTCTAGCCCGCAAAGCACAGCTTGGCGAAGCTTTTGAGTTTGACCGTGAGACATACAGTTCTGATGGTGTTTTCCGAAGTTCCCCCCGTGGTTGGTTTACCTTTGGACACGCAACCTTCGCACTGCTATTTTTCTTCGGCCACATCTGGCATGGAGCACGTACTCTTTACAGGGATGTGTTTGCTGGAATTGATCCTGACCTTGGTGAGCAGATCGAGTTTGGTCTATTCCAGAAGCTAGGTGACAAATCGTCTCGACGCCTTCCTGAGGGCTACGCACCTCCTGCGGCAGCAGGCAGCACCCGCATCAGTTGA
- a CDS encoding photosystem II reaction center protein T translates to MESFAYILILTLAIATLFFAIAFRDPPKIGK, encoded by the coding sequence ATGGAAAGCTTTGCCTACATCCTTATCCTCACCCTGGCTATTGCTACACTCTTCTTCGCAATTGCCTTTCGCGATCCGCCAAAGATTGGTAAATAA